Proteins found in one Pararge aegeria chromosome 12, ilParAegt1.1, whole genome shotgun sequence genomic segment:
- the LOC120628186 gene encoding pupal cuticle protein-like: MKSMIVVACLALAYGAHASGWVGPPANIALSQDGRNILDTPEVAQARAAHLNALQQAGQNNPNPQDDGSYNPAWNNEEYWQRADNKWNGAPANQWNAGNQWNAAPAAPAWNAAGHAPAPVAETPEVAQARAAHLAALSSANSGHGNNQWNSGNNGQWNAANDNGQWNSGNDNGQWNAGNDDGQWRSGNEGQWNGNQQSQWNGAQQNQWNGAPSWQGPPAQIRLAQNGAGILDTPEVAAARAAHLAAHAQVGAPAHPQQRW, translated from the exons ATGAAATCCATG ATCGTCGTAGCTTGTTTAGCGCTGGCGTACGGAGCACATGCTTCCGGATGGGTTGGCCCACCCGCCAACATCGCTCTGTCTCAAGATGGTCGCAACATTCTGGACACACCCGAAGTAGCGCAAGCGCGGGCCGCCCACCTCAATGCTCTTCAGCAAGCCGGACAAAACAACCCTAACCCACAAGACGATGGTTCATACAACCCCGCTTGGAACAACGAGGAATACTGGCAACGCGCTGACAACAAATGGAACGGTGCTCCCGCTAACCAATGGAACGCTGGCAACCAATGGAATGCCGCTCCCGCCGCCCCCGCATGGAACGCCGCTGGTCACGCACCCGCGCCCGTAGCCGAGACCCCAGAAGTAGCGCAAGCCCGCGCTGCCCACCTCGCCGCTCTCTCCTCTGCCAACTCCGGTCACGGCAACAACCAATGGAACTCTGGTAACAACGGTCAATGGAACGCTGCTAACGACAACGGTCAATGGAACTCCGGAAACGACAACGGTCAATGGAACGCCGGAAACGACGATGGCCAATGGCGCTCAGGAAACGAAGGTCAATGGAACGGTAACCAGCAAAGCCAATGGAACGGTGCCCAACAGAACCAGTGGAACGGCGCTCCTTCCTGGCAAGGACCCCCTGCTCAAATCAGACTGGCCCAGAACGGTGCTGGTATCCTCGACACCCCTGAGGTAGCTGCCGCGCGCGCTGCTCACTTAGCGGCTCACGCACAAGTCGGTGCCCCCGCCCACCCCCAGCAACGCTGGTGA